Below is a genomic region from Gemmatimonadaceae bacterium.
CTGGCTCGCGCCGGGAGCGCATATCAATGCCGTCGGTGCGTCGCAGCCGCATGCGCGCGAAGTAGACACGCGGGCGGTCGTGCGCTCGCGACTCTACACGGATCGACGAGAGTCGGCCCTCAAGGAACCCGGCGACGTGATCGTACCCTTGCACGAAGGTGCGATCACGCCCGAACACATCGTGGGTGAGGTCGGCGAGGTCGTGATCGGACGCGTGGTCGGCCGGCGCAACGCCGACGAGATCACGATGTTCAAATCCTTGGGCTTGGCCATCGAGGACCTGGCGTCCGCGGCGCACGTCTACGCCGAAGCGCGCCGGCAGGGCGCGGGTGTCGACGTCGAGCTCGGCGGAGCGCGCAGTGCCGCCCACTGAGCCGATAGAAGCGCCGACGATCGGCGACGTTCGCGCCGCGCGCGACCGCATTGCTTCCACGGTCGTTCGGACGCCGCTGCTCCGGCTCGACGTCGATGGGCCCGCCGAGATTTATCTCAAGCTCGAGAATCTGCAGCCGATCGGGTCGTTCAAGCTGCGCGGTGCGACGAATGCCATGCGCATGCTTGGGCCCGAGACGCTCGCACGGGGCGTGTACACCGCGAGCGCGGGAAATATGGCGCAGGGCGTGGCGTGGGGCGCGCGCGAGCTCGGTGTTCCGTGCACCGTGGTGATGCCCGAGAGCGCGCCACGCACGAAGGTCGATGCCGTTCATCGACTCGGCGCGCGGATCGTGTCCGTTCCGTACGAGGAGTGGTGGGCGACGCTTGCCGCGCAGGGCCGCGACGGTATCGACGGGACGTTCATTCATCCGGTCGCGGATCGCGGCGTGATTGCCGGCAACGGCACCGTCGGCATCGAGATCGTCGAAGATTTGCCGGACGTGGATGCCGTGCTCGTTCCGGTCGGCGGCGGCGGATTGGTTTCGGGTATCGCCGTCGCGGTCCGTGCGCTGTCGCCGAATGCCAAGGTGTTCGGATGCGAAGTCTCGACGTCGACGCCGCTCACCGCCGCGCTCGCCGCGAACGGGCCGGTAACAGTCGAACGAACGCCCAGTTTCGTGGATGGAATTGGCGGTCGTGGCGTGCTTCCTGAGATGTGGCCACTGCTGCGAGCTCTGTTGAACGGCGCGCTCGTGTCGCCGCTCGACGAGGTTGCTTCGGCGGTTCGCCTGCTCGTGGAGCGGGCGCGCGTCGTTGCGGAAGGCGCTGGTGCGACACCGGTGGCCGCGGCGCTTGCCGGACGCGGCGGCGCAGGCAAGGTCGTGTGTGTCGTGTCGG
It encodes:
- a CDS encoding threonine/serine dehydratase: MPPTEPIEAPTIGDVRAARDRIASTVVRTPLLRLDVDGPAEIYLKLENLQPIGSFKLRGATNAMRMLGPETLARGVYTASAGNMAQGVAWGARELGVPCTVVMPESAPRTKVDAVHRLGARIVSVPYEEWWATLAAQGRDGIDGTFIHPVADRGVIAGNGTVGIEIVEDLPDVDAVLVPVGGGGLVSGIAVAVRALSPNAKVFGCEVSTSTPLTAALAANGPVTVERTPSFVDGIGGRGVLPEMWPLLRALLNGALVSPLDEVASAVRLLVERARVVAEGAGATPVAAALAGRGGAGKVVCVVSGGNIDSVVLAELLTR